The following proteins are encoded in a genomic region of Herminiimonas arsenicoxydans:
- a CDS encoding Putative site-specific DNA-methyltransferase (adenine-specific) (Evidence 3 : Function proposed based on presence of conserved amino acid motif, structural feature or limited homology; Product type pe : putative enzyme) — protein sequence MSKSTPTQESLQLAKPDGGTTNVEKYEFEPIKGYPMLNWRGKRPFNSTQYYPAQLKEVYGADTDGWRNKLFWGDNLQVMSHLIKKFRGQVKLIYIDPPFDSKADYKKSVRLRGTAAESDQNCFEEKQYTDIWSNDEYLQFIYERLILLRELLSETGSIFVHCDWHKSHYIRLMLDEIFGSENFRNEIVWVRSTNPKGSQHESRSFSPFTDTIFYYAKSPQSRLYLDRIRVPLTDDELLEKYHRTDEKGRFYDGPILRSDGMGARPYLVYEYKGFTPGPSGWRMKKTSLEVIDQAGDLGWSTGGKPFRKLRPEKDKGRPIGSFWNDISLINSQAEERIGYPTQKPIKLLERIITATTDPGDLVFDGFVGSGTTLVAAAKLGRRFIGSDINLAAIQISAKRLQTLLDQLGQQLDLDESIEEFVDDDEDDEARVVSNLKRATQRCGFEVYNVNHYDIFRNPVQAKELLIEVLEVQKLEFSTVFDGEKDGRMIKIMPVNRIATRADLNELIAGFDYKAWERKQNEAPNRPVEKITLVCMGHEPDLAAQLELAAKPFKIDVEVVDILRDKADLEFKRDSQAKVSIKNGELLIEKFYPMNLLQKLSLLKESVEDWKELVESVLIDWNYDGAVLQPAVVDIPGKNDLVKGTYKVPDDAGTIRVKITDLLSESWEGSISNGV from the coding sequence ATGAGCAAGAGCACACCCACACAAGAAAGCCTGCAACTGGCCAAGCCCGATGGCGGTACCACCAACGTTGAAAAGTATGAGTTCGAGCCTATCAAGGGCTACCCGATGCTCAATTGGCGCGGCAAACGTCCGTTCAACTCGACCCAGTACTATCCGGCGCAACTTAAGGAGGTCTATGGTGCTGACACGGATGGATGGCGTAACAAACTCTTTTGGGGTGATAACTTGCAGGTAATGAGCCACCTAATCAAGAAATTTCGCGGACAAGTTAAGCTCATCTACATCGATCCCCCATTTGACTCAAAAGCTGATTACAAAAAAAGTGTTCGTCTGAGAGGGACAGCAGCGGAAAGCGATCAAAATTGCTTTGAGGAAAAGCAATACACCGACATATGGAGTAATGACGAATATCTTCAGTTCATTTATGAGCGGCTAATCCTGTTGCGCGAACTTCTGAGCGAAACAGGATCGATATTTGTTCATTGCGACTGGCATAAATCACACTACATCCGCTTGATGTTGGATGAAATATTCGGGAGCGAGAATTTTCGTAATGAAATTGTTTGGGTGCGGTCCACAAATCCAAAGGGTTCACAGCACGAGTCTCGTAGCTTCAGTCCGTTTACAGATACTATCTTTTATTACGCAAAGTCGCCACAATCAAGACTCTATCTTGATCGCATTCGAGTTCCTCTGACAGATGATGAGCTTCTTGAAAAGTATCATCGGACAGATGAAAAAGGACGCTTCTATGATGGACCGATTCTCCGGTCCGACGGCATGGGCGCTCGACCATACCTTGTATATGAGTACAAAGGCTTTACTCCCGGCCCTTCGGGCTGGCGGATGAAAAAAACGTCGCTTGAAGTCATTGATCAGGCAGGTGATCTTGGATGGTCTACGGGAGGAAAACCATTTCGAAAACTACGGCCCGAAAAGGATAAGGGGCGTCCGATCGGTAGTTTTTGGAACGACATCTCACTAATTAACTCGCAGGCCGAAGAGCGCATTGGATACCCAACGCAAAAGCCTATTAAATTATTAGAGAGAATCATTACTGCGACAACTGATCCGGGTGATTTGGTTTTCGACGGTTTTGTCGGATCAGGGACGACGCTAGTGGCAGCAGCTAAACTCGGGCGTCGCTTTATAGGCTCCGATATTAACTTGGCTGCAATTCAGATTTCAGCAAAGCGGCTTCAGACATTATTGGATCAGCTTGGTCAGCAGCTCGATCTTGATGAATCCATAGAAGAGTTTGTTGATGATGATGAAGACGACGAAGCCAGGGTCGTTAGCAACCTTAAAAGGGCAACACAAAGATGTGGTTTTGAAGTGTACAACGTCAACCACTACGACATCTTCCGCAATCCTGTACAGGCCAAAGAACTTCTCATTGAGGTGTTGGAAGTGCAGAAGCTGGAGTTCAGCACAGTGTTCGACGGCGAGAAGGACGGGCGCATGATCAAGATCATGCCCGTCAACCGTATTGCCACTCGTGCCGACTTGAACGAGTTGATCGCGGGCTTCGACTACAAGGCCTGGGAGCGCAAGCAAAACGAGGCCCCAAACCGTCCAGTCGAAAAGATCACCCTTGTCTGCATGGGCCACGAGCCAGACTTGGCCGCGCAATTGGAATTGGCGGCCAAGCCATTCAAGATCGATGTGGAAGTGGTTGATATCCTACGCGACAAGGCAGACCTGGAGTTCAAACGCGACTCACAGGCAAAGGTCTCCATTAAGAACGGCGAGCTGCTCATCGAGAAGTTCTACCCGATGAATCTGCTGCAAAAGCTTTCGCTACTGAAGGAGTCGGTCGAGGACTGGAAGGAGCTGGTCGAGTCGGTTCTGATCGACTGGAACTACGACGGTGCGGTGCTGCAACCGGCAGTGGTGGACATTCCGGGCAAGAATGATTTGGTCAAGGGCACGTACAAGGTTCCGGATGACGCGGGCACCATCCGCGTGAAGATCACGGATCTGCTGTCGGAGTCGTGGGAAGGGAGCATCAGCAATGGCGTCTAA